The Micromonospora sp. M71_S20 genome has a window encoding:
- the nusA gene encoding transcription termination factor NusA: MNIDLAALRALEREREIPFDTILAAIETALLTAYRHTEGAESHARVEIDRKSGAALVYAQELDDDGAVVREWDDTPHDFGRIAAMTAKQVILQRLREATDEVHFGEYVGRDGDLVTGVVQAHEARSEKGIVSVDLGKLEGVLPQSEQVPGERYVHGERIRCVVVHVAKGMRGPQITLSRSHPALVKKLFALEVPEIADGTVEIGAIAREAGHRTKIAVRSTTQGVNAKGACIGPMGQRVRAVMSELHGEKIDIIDWSDDPATFVGNALSPAKALRVEVVDLATRTARVTVPDFQLSLAIGREGQNARLAARLTGWRIDIRSDAEQSGATGRGGADHVPEPGGAISGA; encoded by the coding sequence GTGAACATCGACCTCGCGGCGCTGCGCGCACTCGAGCGCGAGCGGGAGATCCCGTTCGACACGATCCTCGCGGCGATCGAGACCGCGCTGCTGACCGCCTACCGGCACACCGAGGGTGCGGAGTCGCACGCCCGGGTGGAGATCGACCGCAAGTCCGGCGCGGCCCTGGTCTACGCGCAGGAGCTGGACGACGACGGCGCCGTCGTACGGGAGTGGGACGACACCCCGCACGACTTCGGCCGGATCGCCGCCATGACCGCCAAGCAGGTGATCCTCCAGCGGCTGCGGGAGGCCACCGACGAGGTGCACTTCGGCGAGTACGTGGGCCGCGACGGTGACCTGGTCACCGGCGTGGTGCAGGCGCACGAGGCGCGCAGCGAGAAGGGCATCGTCAGCGTCGACCTCGGCAAGCTGGAGGGCGTCCTGCCCCAGTCCGAGCAGGTGCCCGGCGAGCGCTACGTGCACGGCGAGCGGATCCGCTGCGTGGTGGTGCACGTGGCCAAGGGGATGCGCGGGCCGCAGATCACCCTCTCCCGGTCGCACCCGGCGCTGGTCAAGAAGCTCTTCGCGCTCGAGGTGCCGGAGATCGCCGACGGCACGGTCGAGATCGGCGCGATCGCACGTGAGGCGGGTCACCGCACGAAGATCGCGGTCCGCTCCACCACCCAGGGCGTCAACGCCAAGGGCGCCTGCATCGGTCCGATGGGGCAGCGGGTACGTGCCGTGATGAGCGAGCTGCACGGCGAGAAGATCGACATCATCGACTGGTCGGACGACCCGGCGACGTTCGTCGGCAACGCCCTGTCGCCGGCCAAGGCCCTGCGGGTCGAGGTGGTCGACCTGGCCACCCGCACCGCCCGGGTGACCGTGCCGGACTTCCAGCTCTCCCTCGCCATCGGCCGGGAGGGGCAGAACGCCCGACTTGCTGCCCGGTTGACCGGTTGGCGGATCGACATCCGGTCCGACGCCGAGCAGTCCGGTGCCACCGGCCGGGGCGGAGCTGATCACGTCCCGGAGCCGGGCGGCGCGATCTCGGGCGCCTAG
- the rimP gene encoding ribosome maturation factor RimP → MTQRGRATRSTGPAGRPRRADAPRGGERAGGPRGDLAARRARLREVIEPVVAGAGYDLEDLSVSRAGRRHVVRVIVDADGGINLDAVAVVSRAVSAALDAAEEAGGDIVAGEYQLEVSSPGVDRPLTLPRHWRRNVGRLVKVTARGAGAPTGQQAGQPTGDRQVTGRVVEADDERVVLETDAGRAVWTYAELGPGRVQVEFHRLDEIEETDEPDDMDDTDDFDDEDDVEDEER, encoded by the coding sequence ATGACGCAGCGTGGCCGTGCCACGAGGTCGACGGGTCCGGCGGGGAGACCCCGACGCGCCGACGCCCCACGGGGCGGGGAGCGTGCCGGCGGCCCGCGCGGCGACCTCGCCGCCCGGCGGGCCCGGCTGCGTGAGGTGATCGAGCCGGTGGTCGCCGGCGCCGGTTACGACCTGGAGGACCTCTCCGTGTCCCGCGCCGGCCGGCGGCACGTGGTGCGGGTGATCGTGGACGCCGACGGCGGGATCAACCTGGATGCCGTCGCCGTGGTCTCCCGGGCCGTCTCCGCGGCCCTCGACGCGGCCGAGGAGGCCGGGGGCGACATCGTCGCCGGGGAGTACCAGCTGGAGGTCAGCTCCCCCGGCGTGGACCGGCCGCTCACCCTGCCCCGGCACTGGCGGCGCAACGTCGGCCGGCTGGTGAAGGTGACCGCCCGCGGCGCGGGCGCCCCGACCGGCCAGCAGGCCGGGCAGCCCACCGGCGACCGGCAGGTCACCGGCCGGGTGGTCGAGGCCGACGACGAGCGCGTGGTGCTGGAGACCGACGCCGGCCGCGCCGTATGGACGTACGCAGAGCTCGGCCCCGGCCGGGTGCAGGTCGAGTTCCACCGCCTCGACGAGATCGAGGAGACGGACGAACCCGACGACATGGACGACACCGACGACTTCGACGACGAAGATGATGTGGAGGACGAGGAGAGGTGA
- a CDS encoding ferritin-like domain-containing protein translates to MTAPTPSGPAGALGAALSAEYAAIWAYGPIGVRLTGAARNAAKEAEAAHRRRRDDLIVQLSAAGGNVPPDRAGYTLPFPVTDRVSALRLAVEVEERTAAFWRAAVPATSGADRDRALAALVEYALRATRWRRTAGITPLTVPFPGRPA, encoded by the coding sequence GTGACCGCGCCGACACCGTCGGGTCCGGCCGGGGCGCTGGGCGCGGCGCTCTCCGCCGAGTACGCCGCGATCTGGGCGTACGGGCCCATCGGGGTACGCCTCACCGGCGCCGCCCGCAACGCCGCGAAGGAGGCGGAGGCCGCGCACCGGCGCCGCCGTGACGACCTGATCGTGCAGCTGAGCGCCGCCGGCGGGAACGTCCCGCCGGACCGGGCCGGCTACACGCTGCCGTTCCCGGTCACCGACCGGGTGAGCGCGCTACGGCTGGCCGTCGAGGTGGAGGAGCGCACGGCCGCGTTCTGGCGGGCGGCGGTGCCGGCCACCAGCGGCGCCGACCGGGACAGGGCCCTGGCCGCCCTGGTCGAGTACGCCCTGCGGGCCACCCGCTGGCGGCGGACGGCCGGGATCACCCCGCTGACGGTGCCGTTCCCGGGCCGCCCCGCCTGA
- a CDS encoding PadR family transcriptional regulator produces MSIRHGLLALLERGQMYGYQLRAAFEESTGSTWPLNIGQVYTTLSRLERDGLVRSLPESETGQRPYEITDAGRTDLALWFATPISRTDRPRDELAIKLALALTTPGVDVRSVVQTQRSATMRTLQELTRLKYASDRPEDLPWRLVLDAMVFQAEAEVRWLDHCESSLVRYRPAEPGRVPTTPDEAVDRADEEARR; encoded by the coding sequence ATGTCCATCCGTCACGGGCTGCTCGCCCTGCTCGAACGCGGCCAGATGTACGGCTACCAGCTCCGCGCCGCGTTCGAGGAGTCGACCGGTTCGACCTGGCCGCTCAACATCGGGCAGGTCTACACCACCCTGTCCCGCCTGGAACGGGACGGGCTGGTCCGGTCGCTGCCCGAGAGCGAGACGGGACAGCGCCCGTACGAGATCACCGACGCCGGGCGGACGGACCTGGCCCTGTGGTTCGCCACCCCGATCAGCCGCACCGACCGGCCCCGCGACGAGCTGGCGATCAAGCTCGCCCTCGCGCTGACCACCCCCGGGGTGGATGTCCGGTCGGTGGTGCAGACCCAGCGCAGCGCGACCATGCGGACGTTGCAGGAGTTGACGCGGTTGAAGTACGCCAGCGACCGCCCCGAGGACCTGCCGTGGCGGCTGGTGCTGGACGCCATGGTCTTCCAGGCCGAGGCCGAGGTGCGCTGGCTGGACCACTGCGAGAGCAGCCTCGTGCGCTACCGTCCGGCGGAGCCCGGCCGCGTCCCGACGACGCCTGACGAGGCGGTGGACCGGGCGGACGAGGAGGCGCGACGGTGA
- a CDS encoding ABC transporter ATP-binding protein: MSTGNRPADGSPGTPVLDVRDVHRTHGAGAAAVHALRGVSLAVRAGELVAVMGPSGSGKSTLLALAGGLDGPTAGEVYVEGEPLGALDRRRLAQVRRRRIGYVFQDLNLLGSLSAVENVALPLELDGTGVRRARRLALDALAEVGLTELGDRFPDQLSGGQQQRVAIARALVGERRLVLADEPTGALDSQTGEAVLHLLRRRVDAGAAAVLVTHEARHAAWADRVVFLRDGVLVDTTAPLGSVEQLLSGSGR, from the coding sequence GTGAGCACGGGGAACCGGCCGGCGGACGGCAGCCCGGGCACGCCAGTGCTGGACGTGCGTGACGTGCACCGCACCCACGGCGCCGGCGCGGCGGCCGTGCACGCGCTGCGCGGGGTGAGCCTCGCCGTGCGCGCGGGGGAACTCGTCGCCGTGATGGGACCGTCCGGCTCGGGGAAGTCGACGCTGCTCGCCCTGGCCGGCGGGCTGGACGGCCCGACCGCGGGCGAGGTGTACGTGGAGGGCGAGCCGCTCGGCGCCCTGGACCGGCGGCGACTGGCCCAGGTGCGGCGCCGCCGCATCGGCTACGTCTTCCAGGACCTCAACCTGCTCGGCAGCCTCAGCGCCGTGGAGAACGTCGCCCTCCCCCTCGAACTCGACGGCACCGGCGTGCGGCGGGCCCGCCGCCTGGCGCTGGACGCGCTGGCCGAGGTGGGCCTGACCGAGCTGGGCGACCGGTTCCCCGACCAGCTCTCCGGCGGGCAGCAGCAGCGGGTGGCCATCGCCCGCGCGCTCGTCGGGGAGCGCCGGCTGGTGCTCGCCGACGAACCGACCGGCGCGCTGGACTCGCAGACCGGCGAGGCGGTGCTGCACCTGCTGCGCCGGCGGGTCGACGCCGGGGCCGCCGCCGTGCTGGTCACCCACGAGGCGCGGCACGCCGCCTGGGCCGACCGGGTGGTCTTCCTCCGCGACGGGGTCCTGGTCGACACGACGGCCCCGCTGGGCAGCGTGGAGCAGCTGCTGAGCGGCAGCGGTCGGTGA
- a CDS encoding FtsX-like permease family protein, whose amino-acid sequence MSPGRGGRLARAAGSWWAALRIARREARRARGRTALVLAMITLPVLVLTFTAVSWRMSELTPAERTDRQLGAADAELGWMVRQPIVQSAWGDAWQADREDAPPAGVVTAEQVTALLPAGSRVVPLRRWVSFDARVGERIDDTIVGRAVDLTDPLGRGLVRFHSGRAPAGPDEIAVSPAALRRLDARLGGIVTSGDGARSWRVVGVAEYPDDLGAVVTLHPSEGRMETEPDTSWLVDLPGPPDEGLFRRLNGHGILVHARTPAPASDLVAFGPDVRLPMDVEGMSVSVLVGGLGLLEVVLLVGPAFAVGVRRRRRDLALVAVAGGDDAHLRRIVLADGVVLGALGAAVGVALGVAAAFAGRPLVEQHLFGARFGAYRCWPEALAAIAAVAVLAGVLAALAPAWTAARQDVVAGLAGRRTPPGHRRRWLTAGVALAVGGAAVAAFGAARTAPAVILAGLVLGELGLVFATPTLVGLLARLGRSLPLAPRIALRDASRNRSSTAPAISAVMAAVAGSVAIGVYLASDDARSATMYRPALPAGTVLVTSHGPNEPPALPRVAEAARAHLGVRAVAPLAEPGCGGPDTDPCVVSPVLPVERACPWTPGDRLSPAQQRRARADARCTVPEDHLGGYFHVVVDDGAALPVLTGAAPAEVAAATAVLRAGGAVVTDPRYVRDGRVDVRVTRPGQARPDTPTSTTVAGYPLPTGLGAHRLLLSRPAAERLGLTVRPLGWAITADGVPDEDRQNRFVAAVRPLGAQVEIERGALADTGRPLLLLLAAAAGVITVGAAGIATGLAAAEGRADLSTLAAVGAGPGLRRLLSLCQSGVIAVLGSALGIVAGLGSASIILTALNRRYAGLWPVAEPYPVVIPWTTLGVLVVVPLVAMLGAGLFTRSRLPVERRLD is encoded by the coding sequence GTGAGCCCGGGCCGGGGCGGCCGACTCGCCCGGGCGGCCGGCTCCTGGTGGGCCGCGCTGCGCATCGCCCGGCGGGAGGCCCGGCGGGCCCGGGGGCGTACGGCGCTGGTACTGGCGATGATCACGCTTCCGGTGCTGGTGCTGACCTTCACCGCGGTGAGCTGGCGGATGTCCGAGCTGACTCCCGCCGAGCGGACCGACCGCCAGCTCGGGGCGGCCGACGCGGAGCTGGGCTGGATGGTGCGGCAGCCGATCGTGCAGAGCGCCTGGGGCGACGCCTGGCAGGCCGACCGGGAGGACGCGCCCCCGGCCGGGGTCGTCACCGCCGAGCAGGTCACCGCCCTGCTGCCGGCCGGGAGCCGGGTGGTCCCGCTGCGCCGCTGGGTGTCGTTCGACGCCCGGGTCGGCGAGCGGATCGACGACACGATCGTGGGACGCGCCGTCGACCTCACCGATCCGCTCGGGCGGGGGCTGGTCCGGTTCCACTCGGGGCGGGCGCCGGCCGGGCCGGACGAGATCGCGGTCAGCCCGGCGGCGCTGCGCCGCCTCGACGCCCGCCTCGGCGGCATCGTCACCTCCGGCGACGGCGCCCGCTCCTGGCGGGTGGTCGGGGTGGCCGAGTACCCCGACGACCTGGGCGCGGTGGTGACGCTGCACCCGTCGGAAGGGCGGATGGAGACCGAGCCGGACACGAGCTGGCTGGTCGACCTGCCCGGGCCCCCCGACGAGGGACTGTTCCGCCGGCTCAACGGGCACGGCATCCTGGTCCACGCCCGCACTCCCGCCCCCGCGTCGGACCTCGTCGCGTTCGGACCGGACGTCCGACTTCCGATGGACGTGGAGGGGATGAGCGTCTCGGTGCTCGTCGGCGGGCTGGGGCTGCTGGAGGTGGTGCTGCTCGTCGGGCCGGCGTTCGCGGTCGGCGTACGGCGGCGACGGCGGGACCTCGCGCTGGTGGCGGTGGCCGGCGGCGACGACGCCCACCTGCGCCGGATCGTGCTGGCCGACGGCGTGGTGCTGGGCGCCCTCGGCGCCGCCGTCGGGGTCGCGCTGGGCGTCGCCGCCGCGTTCGCCGGGCGCCCGCTGGTGGAGCAGCACCTCTTCGGCGCACGCTTCGGCGCGTACCGCTGCTGGCCGGAGGCCCTCGCGGCGATCGCGGCCGTCGCGGTGCTGGCCGGGGTGCTGGCCGCGCTGGCCCCGGCCTGGACGGCCGCCCGGCAGGACGTGGTGGCGGGGCTCGCCGGCCGGCGCACCCCGCCCGGGCACCGGCGACGCTGGCTCACCGCCGGGGTGGCCCTGGCCGTCGGCGGGGCCGCGGTGGCCGCGTTCGGGGCGGCCCGGACCGCGCCGGCGGTGATCCTCGCCGGCCTGGTCCTCGGCGAACTGGGGTTGGTCTTCGCCACCCCGACCCTGGTCGGGCTGCTCGCCCGCCTCGGACGGTCGCTGCCGCTGGCGCCCCGGATCGCGCTGCGCGACGCCAGCCGCAACCGGTCGTCCACCGCCCCGGCGATCTCCGCCGTGATGGCGGCCGTCGCCGGGAGCGTCGCCATCGGCGTGTACCTGGCCAGCGACGACGCCCGGTCGGCCACGATGTACCGGCCCGCCCTGCCGGCCGGCACCGTGCTGGTGACCAGCCACGGCCCGAACGAGCCGCCCGCCCTGCCCCGGGTCGCCGAGGCGGCCCGCGCCCACCTGGGGGTGCGGGCCGTGGCGCCGCTCGCGGAACCCGGGTGCGGCGGCCCCGACACCGACCCGTGCGTGGTCTCGCCGGTGCTGCCGGTCGAGCGCGCCTGCCCGTGGACGCCCGGCGACCGGCTCAGCCCGGCGCAGCAGCGCCGGGCCCGCGCGGACGCCCGCTGCACGGTCCCGGAGGACCACCTCGGCGGGTACTTCCACGTGGTGGTGGACGACGGTGCGGCGCTGCCGGTGCTCACCGGCGCCGCCCCCGCCGAGGTCGCCGCCGCCACCGCCGTGCTGCGGGCCGGGGGCGCGGTGGTGACCGATCCGCGCTACGTGCGCGACGGGCGGGTCGACGTCAGGGTGACCCGCCCCGGGCAGGCCCGGCCCGACACCCCGACCAGCACCACCGTCGCCGGGTACCCGCTGCCCACCGGGCTGGGCGCGCACCGGCTGCTGCTCTCCCGGCCCGCCGCCGAGCGGCTCGGGCTGACCGTCCGCCCGCTCGGCTGGGCGATCACCGCCGACGGCGTGCCCGACGAGGACCGGCAGAACCGGTTCGTCGCCGCCGTACGCCCGCTCGGCGCGCAGGTGGAGATCGAGCGGGGTGCCCTGGCGGACACGGGACGGCCGCTGCTGCTCCTGCTGGCCGCCGCGGCCGGGGTGATCACCGTGGGCGCCGCCGGCATCGCCACCGGGCTGGCCGCGGCCGAGGGGCGGGCGGACCTGTCCACCCTCGCGGCGGTCGGCGCCGGCCCGGGGCTGCGTCGGCTGCTCTCGCTCTGCCAGTCCGGGGTCATCGCCGTGCTGGGCTCCGCGCTCGGCATCGTCGCCGGCCTCGGCTCCGCGTCGATCATCCTGACCGCCCTCAACCGCCGTTACGCCGGCCTGTGGCCGGTCGCGGAGCCGTACCCGGTGGTCATTCCCTGGACCACGCTCGGCGTCCTGGTGGTGGTGCCGCTGGTCGCGATGCTCGGCGCGGGCCTCTTCACCCGGTCCCGCCTGCCGGTCGAGCGACGTCTCGACTGA
- a CDS encoding nitroreductase/quinone reductase family protein: protein MPVLGALTRRVGHHRWFGAAVRLLVPADRMVGRLTRGRVVALGLIPSLVITTTGRRSGKPRSNPLLYVPDGDAYVVVGSNFGQTHQPGWAMNLRADPAAEVAVKGRRVPVRAQVATGAERDRLWTLLVTEWPAYRTYAQRAGGREILVFRLVPTGRGVPGGPTGRE, encoded by the coding sequence GTGCCCGTGCTGGGAGCCCTGACCCGCCGTGTCGGTCACCACCGCTGGTTCGGCGCCGCCGTCCGCCTGCTCGTCCCCGCCGACCGGATGGTGGGGCGGCTCACCCGGGGGCGGGTGGTCGCGCTCGGGCTCATCCCGTCGCTGGTGATCACGACCACCGGCCGCCGCTCCGGCAAGCCGCGCAGCAATCCGCTGCTCTACGTGCCCGACGGCGACGCGTACGTGGTGGTCGGCTCCAACTTCGGCCAGACCCACCAGCCCGGCTGGGCGATGAACCTGCGCGCCGATCCCGCCGCCGAGGTGGCCGTCAAGGGCCGCCGCGTCCCGGTGCGCGCCCAGGTCGCCACCGGCGCCGAACGGGACCGCCTCTGGACGCTGCTGGTCACCGAGTGGCCCGCCTACCGGACGTACGCCCAGCGGGCCGGCGGCCGGGAGATCCTCGTCTTCCGGCTGGTGCCCACCGGGCGCGGCGTGCCGGGCGGGCCGACCGGGCGCGAATAG
- a CDS encoding nucleotidyltransferase domain-containing protein, translating to MTGADGEPHSDDPRWAVAERVADAARRRFPADVLAVAVHGPLAHGDDDGGGDGEVGLLVVTYRPGGGPSPATRRVDGVLVDLTVAGADDYLRQARVISPLWPLTADRYVSTRALHDPTGWLRTLRDEHLGRLARARPAEFSTAARRAWYRGGAAHARAARLAEWYETDQALLMLGEARLAAATVAGLLSRTYFRDPGDAVRRTGLAGADMTEVGVVLARQADELAARGRPVDGTVDDLLDG from the coding sequence GTGACCGGCGCCGACGGCGAACCCCACTCCGACGATCCACGGTGGGCGGTGGCCGAGCGGGTCGCCGACGCCGCGCGCCGGCGGTTCCCGGCCGACGTGCTGGCGGTCGCGGTGCACGGGCCGCTCGCCCACGGCGACGACGACGGCGGCGGGGACGGCGAGGTCGGGCTGCTGGTCGTGACGTACCGGCCCGGCGGCGGACCGTCCCCGGCGACCCGGCGGGTCGACGGCGTGCTGGTCGACCTGACCGTGGCCGGCGCGGACGACTACCTGCGCCAGGCCCGGGTGATCTCCCCGCTCTGGCCGTTGACCGCCGACCGCTACGTCAGCACCCGGGCGCTGCACGACCCCACCGGCTGGCTGCGCACGCTGCGCGACGAGCACCTGGGCCGGCTGGCCCGGGCCCGGCCGGCCGAGTTCAGCACGGCGGCCCGCCGGGCCTGGTACCGGGGCGGCGCGGCGCACGCCCGGGCCGCCCGGCTGGCCGAGTGGTACGAGACCGACCAGGCGCTGCTGATGCTCGGCGAGGCACGGCTGGCGGCGGCCACGGTCGCCGGCCTGCTCAGCCGCACCTACTTCCGCGACCCGGGCGACGCGGTGCGCCGGACCGGCCTGGCGGGCGCGGACATGACCGAGGTGGGCGTCGTCCTGGCCCGCCAGGCGGACGAGCTGGCGGCCCGGGGCCGCCCCGTCGACGGCACGGTCGACGACCTGCTCGACGGCTGA
- a CDS encoding VIT1/CCC1 transporter family protein, whose translation MTDTPAALREAHHADVSGGWLRPAVFGAMDGLVTNIALIAGVAGGGVSPRSVVLTGVAGLVAGAISMGLGEYTSVRSANEQVAAEVAKERRELERHPEAEARELAEAWVARGLPRDLAMEVAQAVRRNPDEALRVHVREELGVDPDEQPSPWAAAISSFLFFSVGALVPLLTYLFGATSLWLALAVGGLGLFVAGAVVARFTARSWWSGGLRQLLLGAAAAGATYLVGTLIGVQGGLG comes from the coding sequence GTGACGGACACCCCGGCGGCGCTGCGTGAGGCGCACCACGCGGACGTCTCCGGCGGCTGGCTGCGCCCCGCCGTCTTCGGGGCGATGGACGGGCTGGTCACCAACATCGCCCTGATCGCCGGGGTGGCGGGTGGCGGGGTGTCGCCCCGCAGCGTCGTGCTCACCGGCGTGGCAGGCCTGGTGGCCGGCGCCATCTCGATGGGGCTGGGGGAGTACACCAGCGTCCGCTCGGCGAACGAACAGGTGGCGGCCGAGGTCGCCAAGGAGCGTCGCGAGCTGGAGCGGCACCCCGAGGCCGAGGCGCGCGAGCTGGCCGAGGCGTGGGTCGCCCGGGGACTGCCGCGCGACCTGGCCATGGAGGTCGCCCAGGCCGTCCGCCGCAACCCGGACGAGGCCCTGCGGGTGCACGTACGGGAGGAGCTCGGCGTCGACCCCGACGAGCAGCCCAGCCCCTGGGCGGCCGCGATCTCGTCGTTCCTGTTCTTCTCGGTCGGGGCGCTGGTGCCGCTGCTGACGTACCTGTTCGGCGCGACGAGCCTGTGGCTGGCGCTCGCGGTCGGCGGGCTCGGGCTCTTCGTGGCCGGGGCGGTGGTCGCCCGGTTCACCGCCCGGTCCTGGTGGTCCGGCGGTCTGCGTCAGCTCCTGCTCGGCGCGGCGGCGGCCGGCGCCACGTACCTCGTCGGCACCCTCATCGGGGTGCAGGGCGGGCTCGGCTGA
- the map gene encoding type I methionyl aminopeptidase has protein sequence MTVRAPLTPGTLTPLRPVPAHIVRPEYVGKKRPQEWRGSHVQTPETIEKMRVAGRLAAQATQLAGEHCKPGVTTDEIDRVVHEFLCDHGAYPSTLGYRGFPKSCCTSLNEVICHGIPDSTVLADGDIINVDVTAYLDGVHGDTDATFCVGEVSEEARLLVERTHEAMMRGIRAVAPGRQINVIGRVIESYAKRFGYGVVRDFTGHGIGEAFHSGLYVPHYDSPRPTDVMEPGMTFTIEPMITLGTHEYDMWDDGWTVVTKDRRWTAQFEHTIVVTEDGHEILTLP, from the coding sequence ATGACCGTCCGTGCGCCGCTGACCCCCGGCACGCTCACCCCGTTGCGGCCCGTGCCCGCCCACATCGTCCGCCCGGAGTACGTGGGCAAGAAGCGTCCGCAGGAGTGGCGCGGCTCGCACGTGCAGACGCCGGAGACCATCGAGAAGATGCGGGTCGCCGGTCGGCTCGCGGCGCAGGCCACCCAGCTCGCCGGCGAGCACTGCAAGCCCGGCGTGACCACCGACGAGATCGACCGGGTCGTGCACGAGTTCCTCTGCGACCACGGCGCGTACCCGTCGACGCTGGGCTACAGGGGCTTCCCGAAGTCGTGCTGCACCAGCCTCAACGAGGTGATCTGCCACGGCATCCCCGACTCCACCGTGCTCGCCGACGGCGACATCATCAACGTCGACGTGACCGCGTACCTCGACGGGGTGCACGGCGACACGGACGCCACCTTCTGCGTGGGCGAGGTCAGCGAGGAGGCCCGGCTGCTGGTCGAGCGGACCCACGAGGCGATGATGCGCGGCATCCGCGCCGTCGCCCCGGGCCGCCAGATCAACGTGATCGGTCGGGTCATCGAGTCGTACGCGAAGCGCTTCGGCTACGGCGTCGTCCGCGACTTCACCGGCCACGGGATCGGCGAGGCGTTCCACAGCGGACTCTACGTGCCGCACTACGACAGCCCCCGCCCCACGGACGTGATGGAGCCGGGGATGACCTTCACCATCGAGCCGATGATCACCCTCGGCACCCACGAGTACGACATGTGGGACGACGGCTGGACCGTGGTGACGAAGGACCGCAGGTGGACGGCCCAGTTCGAGCACACCATCGTGGTGACCGAGGACGGGCACGAGATCCTGACGCTGCCGTGA
- a CDS encoding STAS domain-containing protein, with protein sequence MDQGGGTTPVFSAQAEIDGGHLRVLITGEVDMATADVMFQTALRESAERVTLDLRAVTFFDSAAIHAVVRLAQHLPGTLTVLPSRQVHRVLDISGLGDQAWLRPA encoded by the coding sequence GTGGATCAAGGGGGTGGCACGACTCCCGTCTTCTCCGCCCAGGCGGAGATCGACGGCGGCCACCTCCGCGTCCTGATCACCGGCGAGGTGGACATGGCGACCGCCGACGTCATGTTCCAGACCGCGCTGCGGGAGTCGGCCGAGCGGGTGACGCTCGATCTCCGGGCAGTCACCTTCTTCGACTCGGCGGCGATCCACGCCGTGGTCCGGCTGGCCCAGCATCTTCCCGGCACGCTCACCGTGCTGCCGTCGCGGCAGGTCCACCGGGTGCTGGACATCTCCGGCCTGGGCGATCAGGCCTGGCTCCGCCCGGCCTGA